One Vigna unguiculata cultivar IT97K-499-35 chromosome 11, ASM411807v1, whole genome shotgun sequence DNA window includes the following coding sequences:
- the LOC114170340 gene encoding isoliquiritigenin 2'-O-methyltransferase-like produces the protein MSSTVLSSTIRNITKILRENFRGNVAQSSPGCSHREKDPRTDVSEKRIVGMFHELLHLTLHKQTERKNVSNLRRPLSLPRRCDYMASVMTGGESFEEYYETEDDEKENYSDLNGKYSMQNCIDILKETYNHIGTVEFGFAIELIKNPQNRIIVMNLRDTIHGLVAWIHYVYDISLNQMFYKAMAHAGAIEVKKVLKVYKGFEGLSTLVDVGGGVGETLKLILSAYPSIKGINFDLPHMIQDAPPHPGVEHVGGDMFESVPNGDAILVKSICHNWADEDCTKLLRNCHKALPPHGKVIVLDYIIPEVPNSSDASKHSTIVDNHMLLAHGGRERTEIEFESLCKSSGFSKFHVACSDISATVGVMEFYK, from the exons ATGAGTTCCACCGTGCTCTCGTCTACGATAAGAAACATTACCAAAATTCTGAGAGAAAACTTCAGGGGCAATGTAGCCCAAAGTTCCCCTGGCTGCAGTCATCGAGAAAAGGATCCCCGCACTGATGTATCAGAGAAAAGGATTGTTGGAATGTTCCATGAGCTCCTTCACCTTACACTTCATAAACAAACTGAGCGCAAGAATGTGAGCAACTTGCGTAGACCCCTGTCACTGCCCCGAAGATGTgactatatggcctcg GTCATGACCGGTGGAGAAAGTTTTGAAGAATATTATGAAACTGAGGAtgatgaaaaggaaaattattccgatctaaatggaaaatattCCATGCAAAATTGCATAGATATCCTCAAAGAAACATATAACCATATTGGTACCGTGGAATTTGGGTTTGCTATAGAATTGATTAAAAATCCTCAAAATAGGATCATAGTTATGAACTTACGAGATACAATTCATGGTTTGGTTGCTTGGATTCATTATGTATATGATATATCG TTGAATCAAATGTTTTATAAAGCAATGGCTCATGCTGGTGCAATAGAAGTGAAAAAAGTACTCAAAGTATATAAAGGATTTGAAGGGTTGTCAACACTGGTTGATGTAGGAGGTGGAGTAGGAGAGACCCTGAAACTCATTCTCTCTGCATACCCTTCAATTAAAGGGATTAACTTTGATTTGCCTCACATGATTCAAGATGCACCTCCTCATCCAG GTGTGGAGCATGTGGGAGGAGATATGTTTGAAAGTGTTCCAAATGGGGATGCCATTTTGGTAAAG TCTATATGTCACAACTGGGCAGATGAAGATTGTACAAAACTTTTAAGAAACTGTCACAAAGCTTTGCCACCACATGGGAAAGTGATTGTTTTGGATTATATAATTCCAGAGGTTCCCAATTCAAGTGATGCATCTAAACATAGTACTATTGTGGACAATCACATGCTTTTAGCACATGGAGGGAGGGAAAGAACTGAGATTGAATTTGAGAGCTTGTGCAAGAGTTCTGGTTTTTCCAAGTTTCATGTTGCATGTAGTGACATATCGGCTACTGTGGGAGTGATGGAGTTCTATAAGTAG
- the LOC114170485 gene encoding general transcription factor IIF subunit 2-like, protein MEDQGGGGGTKQMNNAYVDTSKAEKAVWLMKCPPLVSRCLCAPPSDPSRLVAKVVVSIDPLNSNDDDSPTKFTMELAGAEVGHIPKCYVMDMFKDFIPMYVFSYTPQGKISVEGKILNRFDMRPHNQNLELYGKLYRERTNKYTVKSRQIQVIDNDSGAHMRPMPGMISFSTSGPPEKKKTPAKATDTKRTRRDRGEMEEIVFKLFERQSNWSLRNLIQETDQPEQFLKDILKDLCVYNNKGTNQGTYELKPEYRKFGD, encoded by the exons ATGGAAGACcagggtggtggtggtggcacgAAACAAATGAATAATGCGTACGTGGACACGTCGAAAGCGGAGAAAGCGGTGTGGTTGATGAAGTGTCCTCCCCTCGTCTCTCGCTGCCTCTGCGCCCCTCCCTCCGACCCCTCTCGCCTCGTCGCCAAGGTCGTTGTCTCGATCGACCCTCTCAACTCCAACGATGACGATTCTCCTACTAAG TTTACAATGGAGTTGGCTGGAGCTGAAGTTGGACATATACCTAAATGCTATGTTATGGATATGTTTAAAGACTTCATTCCCATGTATGTGTTTTCATACACACCGCAAG gAAAGATCTCTGTGGAGGGAAAAATATTGAATAGGTTTGACATGAGGCCCCATAATCAAAACCTTGAACTCTATGGGAAACTGTACCGGGAAAGGACAAACAAGTATACGGTCAAAAGTAGACAAATTCAG GTTATTGACAATGATAGTGGGGCACACATGAGGCCAATGCCAGGGATGATCAGTTTTTCAACTTCTGGCCCCCCT gaaaagaagaaaactcCTGCTAAAGCAACCGATACAAAGAGAACAAGAAGAGATCGTGGGGAGATGGAAGAGATTGTGTTTAAGCTATTTGAACGACAGTCTAATTGGAGTTTACGAAACCTCATACAAGAAACCGACCAACCTGAA CAATTTTTGAAAGATATACTAAAAGACCTTTGTGTCTACAACAACAAAGGAACTAATCAAGGCACGTATGAACTAAAGCCTGAATACAGAAAATTTGGAGATTAA